The Lycium ferocissimum isolate CSIRO_LF1 chromosome 1, AGI_CSIRO_Lferr_CH_V1, whole genome shotgun sequence genome includes a region encoding these proteins:
- the LOC132046580 gene encoding putative calcium-transporting ATPase 13, plasma membrane-type, which translates to MFQENLHYLCMNIAIDFPAEVEFSNKKRWHLAFATIYCSRAFKNKASTKVSPVFVSSYSHGAAYSPRKVGVSTDTIAIDVGQQHTLFSGIDQSSLAKLVKDKSVDKLSNLGGVQGVAASLKSDTTNGINGDPEDVACRHEAFGSNTYPKPPTKSFFLFVWESFKDPTIIILLFCAALSLGFGIKEHGPKEGWYDGGSIFVAVFLVIAVSSISNFRQNRQFDKLSKVSKNIPVEAVRKGRRQQISIFEIVVGDVICLKIGDQIPADGILVEAHSLQVDESSMTGESDHVEINLSHNPFLISGTKVADGYGMMLVTSVGMNTTWGEMMSEISSDSNEQTPLQERLNKLTSSIGKVGLLVAFLVLVVLLIRYFTGTTKDENGNKEFNGSKTSSDDVINVVVGIVAAAVTIVVVAIPEGLPLAVTLTLAYSMKRMMADQAMVRKLSACETMGSATTICTDKTGTLTLNKMTVIKFFLGKDHVKAESHTTISAKVLELFHLGVGLNTTGSVFKSSEPCSSFEFSGSPTEKAILSWAVMELNMDMDQVKRNFNILHVEAFNSEKKKSGVLIKNITDGTIHAHWKGAAEMILRMCSHYNDLEGNIKPLEESDKKECDRIIEGMAASSLRCIAFAHKQVPETEQEDQEHMHGKVPNNSLILLGFVGLKDPCRPGVKKAVEDCQNASVNIKMITGDNVFTAKAIATECGILHPNQEVDDGAVIEGEEFRNLTDEVRMERVEKIRVMARSSPFDKLLMVQCLRKKGHVIAVTGDGTNDAPALKEADIGLSMGIQGTEVAKESSDIVILDDNFSSVATVLKWGRCVYNNIQKFIQFQLTVNVAALVINFVAAVSAGEVPLTAVQLLWVNLIMDTLGALALATEKPTEELMKKKPVGRTEPLITNVMWRNLMAQALYQIVVLLTLQFKGESIFGVNERVNDTLIFNTFVLCQVFNEFNARSLEKKNVFEGIHRNKLFVAIIGITLVLQVVMVEFLKKFANTERLNWGQWGICIGFAAASWPIGWVVKCIAVPERPIFSYLRLNYFRALFK; encoded by the coding sequence ATGTTTCAAGAAAACTTGCATTACCTTTGCATGAACATTGCAATTGATTTCCCAGCAGAAGTTGAATTCTCCAACAAGAAAAGATGGCACTTAGCTTTTGCTACCATCTACTGTTCCAGAGCTTTCAAAAATAAGGCCAGCACTAAGGTATCGCCTGTCTTTGTGTCATCTTATAGTCATGGGGCTGCCTACAGTCCAAGAAAGGTCGGCGTATCGACAGATACAATCGCCATTGATGTAGGTCAACAGCACACTTTATTCTCAGGCATTGATCAGTCAAGTCTAGCTAAGCTTGTCAAAGATAAAAGTGTTGACAAACTTTCTAACCTTGGAGGTGTACAAGGTGTTGCAGCTTCTCTCAAAAGTGACACAACTAATGGCATAAACGGAGATCCAGAAGATGTTGCATGTAGACATGAAGCTTTTGGAAGCAACACGTATCCTAAGCCCCCCACTAAAAGTTTCTTCCTCTTTGTTTGGGAATCATTCAAAGATCCCACCATTATTATCCTTTTGTTCTGTGCTGCTCTGTCTCTTGGATTTGGAATTAAGGAGCATGGACCAAAAGAGGGATGGTATGACGGAGGCAGTATTTTTGTCGCTGTGTTTCTTGTCATCGCTGTTTCGTCTATCAGTAATTTTAGACAAAACAGACAGTTTGACAAGCTTTCCAAAGTGAGCAAAAATATTCCAGTTGAAGCTGTTAGAAAGGGGAGGCGCCAACAAATATCCATATTCGAAATCGTTGTTGGAGATGTCATTTGCTTgaagattggagatcaaatcCCTGCTGATGGGATTTTGGTAGAAGCTCACTCTTTGCAAGTGGATGAATCTAGCATGACAGGTGAAAGTGATCATGTTGAGATTAACCTAAGCCACAACCCATTCTTGATTTCTGGCACTAAGGTCGCCGATGGCTATGGCATGATGCTTGTGACATCGGTTGGCATGAACACCACCTGGGGTGAAATGATGAGTGAAATTAGCAGTGATTCCAACGAGCAAACACCTCTCCAAGAACGACTCAACAAGCTTACTTCATCGATTGGTAAAGTTGGATTGCTAGTTGCTTTCTTAGTTCTTGTTGTCCTATTGATACGATACTTTACCGGGACCACAAAAGATGAGAATGGAAACAAAGAATTCAACGGGAGCAAGACATCATCGGATGATGTGATCAATGTTGTGGTGGGAATTGTTGCTGCTGCTGTTACCATTGTTGTTGTCGCGATTCCTGAAGGATTGCCTTTAGCTGTTACACTTACTCTGGCTTATTCAATGAAGCGAATGATGGCTGATCAGGCAATGGTGAGGAAGCTCTCCGCTTGTGAGACTATGGGATCTGCCACCACCATTTGTACTGACAAAACAGGTACTCTAACATTAAATAAGATGACTGTGATAAAGTTTTTCTTAGGCAAAGATCACGTAAAGGCGGAAAGTCATACAACAATTTCAGCAAAAGTTCTTGAACTATTCCATTTAGGGGTTGGATTAAACACTACAGGTAGTGTTTTCAAGTCCTCCGAACCATGTTCCAGCTTTGAGTTCTCAGGCAGCCCAACTGAAAAAGCTATTCTTTCATGGGCTGTTATGGAACTGAACATGGATATGGATCAAGTCAAAAGAAATTTCAACATTCTTCACGTGGAAGCTTTCAATTCGGAGAAAAAGAAGAGTGGCGTCCTGATCAAGAACATTACTGATGGCACAATTCATGCACATTGGAAAGGTGCTGCTGAAATGATTTTAAGAATGTGCTCTCATTACAATGATCTAGAAGGGAACATAAAACCTCTAGAGGAATCAGATAAAAAAGAATGTGATCGGATAATTGAAGGAATGGCTGCCAGCAGCCTTCGATGTATCGCGTTCGCACACAAGCAAGTACCAGAGACTGAGCAGGAGGATCAAGAACATATGCATGGAAAAGTTCCAAACAACTCTCTCATTCTTTTGGGATTTGTCGGCCTAAAAGATCCATGTCGTCCTGGCGTAAAGAAAGCTGTGGAAGATTGCCAAAATGCTAGTGTGAATATAAAGATGATCACTGGTGACAATGTGTTTACTGCAAAAGCCATAGCCACAGAATGTGGGATTCTTCATCCTAATCAGGAAGTAGATGATGGAGCAGTCATAGAAGGTGAAGAGTTTCGTAACCTAACAGATGAAGTACGGATGGAGAGAGTGGAGAAGATTCGCGTGATGGCAAGATCTTCCCCTTTTGACAAACTTCTAATGGTGCAGtgcttgagaaagaaaggcCACGTGATCGCTGTCACAGGTGATGGCACGAATGATGCGCCAGCTTTAAAGGAAGCAGATATAGGACTTTCTATGGGGATTCAGGGCACTGAAGTAGCTAAAGAGAGTTCTGATATTGTCATCTTGGATGACAATTTTTCTTCAGTTGCCACAGTTCTGAAATGGGGAAGATGTGTCTATAACAACATCCAGAAATTCATCCAATTTCAGCTAACAGTAAATGTGGCTGCGCTCGTGATCAATTTTGTAGCAGCTGTTTCAGCTGGAGAGGTACCACTCACAGCAGTACAGTTGCTATGGGTAAATTTGATCATGGACACATTAGGGGCACTAGCACTTGCGACAGAGAAGCCAACCGAGGAACTAATGAAGAAGAAACCAGTTGGTAGGACTGAGCCACTTATCACCAACGTTATGTGGAGGAATCTAATGGCTCAGGCCTTATATCAGATTGTTGTTTTATTGACCTTACAATTCAAAGGCGAATCGATCTTTGGTGTCAACGAGAGGGTAAACGATACATTGATCTTCAACACGTTTGTCCTTTGCCAAGTGTTCAATGAATTCAATGCGCGAAGCCTGGAGAAGAAGAATGTCTTTGAGGGAATACACAGGAACAAGTTGTTTGTCGCAATCATCGGAATAACTTTGGTTCTCCAAGTGGTGATGGTGGAGTTTCTAAAAAAGTTTGCAAATACAGAGAGGTTGAATTGGGGTCAATGGGGTATCTGCATTGGATTTGCAGCTGCATCTTGGCCAATTGGTTGGGTTGTCAAGTGCATAGCTGTCCCAGAGAGACCGATTTTCAGTTATCTCAGGTTGAATTACTTCAGAGCCTTGTTTAAATGA